One genomic window of Actinoplanes lobatus includes the following:
- a CDS encoding [protein-PII] uridylyltransferase, translating to MTNPLSEPPAPPARPAAGGSLDKLKEHIGTAARDERAAALDVWLRQLFPSHLPGVSLLAVGGLGRRDCAPYSDLDLVLLHRGAAGIDRIASALWYPIWDARLGLDHSVRTLPEALSVAHDDVKVALGLLDARHVAGDAALSEELIAAASDQWRRTAVRLVPQLKELTTARWTSHGELAFLLEGDLKEASGGLRDVTLLRGVGRAGIADTMRPAVRAATLRLLDTRDALHLAVGRRVDRLVAQERKAVADLLDIEDPDTLLRRVSGDARTIAHAVDDAWRAIDRLRGGRRRGGPSGAPSRRPVARDVVEQDGELVLARTAIGPVPDPSLSLRVAAAAAIVRLPIARATSEWLASFCPPLPTPWPPAARAALVSLLGSGPGLLPAWETCDRYGLIDAWLPEWARMRSLPQHHPIHRYTLDRHLVQTAYEATAYTREVDRPDLLLIGALLHDVGKGLPGDHSIVGAPIAAEIATRIGLPPADVATVEKMVRLHLLLPDVATRRDLSDPKTISTVAGAIGDPATVDLLHALARADSRATGPAAWSDWKGRLMAELVGKVQTALDTGALPEPPEPDPELLDGTLPVVHLDGDRVAVAAADRRGLLAGVAACLAMHRLDVVGANTVTVGGRAIVEFYTQPRYGSPYDPVALAADLRRVGAGDVSVTQRVRARAMSARGGTASPRVVWQRDVATDAVVLELRAADSPGLLYRVTHALDEAGAEIRAARISTLGTDVVDAFYLVGTWSPADRDRVAAAVLAAV from the coding sequence ATGACGAATCCGTTGAGCGAGCCGCCGGCCCCTCCGGCGCGCCCGGCCGCAGGCGGCTCGCTCGACAAGCTCAAGGAACACATCGGCACCGCCGCCCGCGACGAGCGGGCGGCGGCGCTCGACGTCTGGCTCAGGCAGCTCTTCCCGTCCCACCTGCCCGGGGTGAGCCTCCTCGCGGTCGGCGGGCTCGGCCGGCGCGACTGCGCGCCGTACAGCGACCTCGACCTGGTGCTGCTGCACCGCGGCGCGGCCGGCATCGACCGGATCGCCTCCGCCCTCTGGTACCCGATCTGGGACGCCCGCCTCGGCCTGGACCACTCGGTGCGGACCCTCCCCGAGGCGCTGTCCGTCGCCCACGACGACGTGAAGGTGGCACTCGGCCTGCTCGACGCCCGGCACGTGGCGGGCGACGCGGCCCTCTCCGAGGAACTGATCGCGGCCGCCTCGGACCAGTGGCGGCGGACCGCGGTACGCCTCGTGCCGCAGCTCAAGGAACTCACCACCGCCCGCTGGACCAGCCACGGCGAGCTGGCCTTCCTGCTCGAGGGCGACCTCAAGGAGGCGTCCGGCGGGCTGCGCGACGTCACCCTGCTGCGCGGCGTCGGCCGGGCCGGGATCGCCGACACCATGCGGCCCGCCGTGCGCGCCGCCACGCTGCGCCTGCTCGACACCCGTGACGCCCTGCACCTGGCGGTCGGCCGCCGGGTGGACCGGCTCGTCGCCCAGGAGCGCAAAGCCGTCGCCGACCTGCTCGACATCGAGGACCCGGACACGCTGCTGCGCCGGGTGTCCGGTGACGCCCGGACCATCGCGCACGCCGTCGACGACGCCTGGCGCGCCATCGACCGGCTGCGTGGCGGCCGCCGCCGGGGCGGCCCGTCCGGTGCGCCGTCCCGCCGCCCGGTCGCCCGGGACGTCGTCGAACAGGACGGTGAGCTGGTCCTCGCCCGGACCGCCATCGGGCCGGTGCCCGACCCCAGCCTGTCGCTGCGGGTGGCCGCCGCGGCCGCCATCGTGCGGCTGCCCATCGCCCGGGCCACCAGCGAGTGGCTGGCCTCGTTCTGCCCGCCGCTGCCCACCCCGTGGCCACCCGCCGCCCGCGCCGCGCTGGTCTCGCTGCTCGGCTCCGGCCCCGGCCTGCTGCCCGCCTGGGAGACCTGCGACCGGTACGGCCTGATCGACGCCTGGCTGCCCGAGTGGGCCCGGATGCGCAGCCTCCCGCAGCACCACCCGATCCACCGGTACACCCTCGACCGGCACCTGGTGCAGACCGCGTACGAGGCGACCGCCTACACCCGCGAGGTGGACCGGCCCGACCTGCTGCTGATCGGCGCGCTCCTGCACGACGTCGGCAAGGGGCTGCCGGGCGACCACAGCATCGTGGGCGCCCCGATCGCCGCCGAGATCGCCACCCGGATCGGCCTGCCGCCCGCCGACGTCGCCACCGTCGAGAAGATGGTCCGGCTGCACCTGCTGCTGCCCGACGTGGCCACCCGCCGCGACCTGAGCGACCCGAAGACCATCTCCACGGTCGCCGGGGCGATCGGCGACCCGGCCACCGTCGACCTGCTGCACGCGCTGGCCCGGGCCGACTCGCGGGCCACCGGTCCGGCCGCCTGGTCGGACTGGAAGGGCCGGCTGATGGCCGAGCTGGTCGGCAAGGTGCAGACCGCCCTCGACACCGGCGCCCTCCCGGAGCCGCCGGAACCCGACCCGGAACTGCTCGACGGGACGCTGCCGGTGGTGCACCTGGACGGCGACCGGGTCGCGGTGGCCGCCGCCGACCGGCGCGGGCTGCTCGCCGGGGTGGCCGCCTGCCTGGCCATGCACCGGCTCGACGTGGTGGGCGCCAACACCGTCACGGTGGGCGGGCGGGCCATCGTCGAATTCTACACCCAACCGCGGTACGGGTCGCCGTACGATCCGGTTGCTCTCGCGGCCGATCTGCGCCGGGTCGGCGCAGGCGACGTCTCGGTGACCCAGCGGGTCCGCGCCCGCGCGATGAGCGCGCGCGGCGGCACCGCCTCGCCCCGGGTGGTCTGGCAGCGCGACGTGGCCACCGACGCGGTCGTGCTGGAGCTGCGCGCGGCCGACTCGCCCGGCCTGCTGTACCGGGTGACGCACGCACTCGACGAGGCCGGCGCGGAGATCCGGGCCGCCCGCATCTCCACGCTCGGCACCGACGTGGTGGACGCGTTCTACCTGGTCGGCACCTGGTCCCCGGCCGACCGGGACCGGGTGGCGGCGGCCGTCCTGGCAGCGGTCTAG
- a CDS encoding P-II family nitrogen regulator, with protein sequence MKLVTAVIKPYQLDAVKEALHALGVAGLTVSEVQGYGRQKGHTEVYRGAEYTVEFLPKIKVEVLTDEIDVEKIVDAIVTSSRTGKIGDGKVWVTSIDEVVRVRTGERGLDAL encoded by the coding sequence ATGAAGCTGGTGACCGCGGTCATCAAGCCGTACCAGCTCGACGCGGTGAAGGAGGCTCTGCACGCCCTGGGCGTCGCCGGGCTCACCGTGAGCGAGGTACAGGGATATGGCCGGCAGAAGGGCCACACCGAGGTGTACCGGGGCGCCGAGTACACCGTCGAGTTCCTGCCCAAGATCAAGGTCGAGGTGCTGACCGACGAGATCGACGTCGAGAAGATCGTCGACGCCATCGTCACCTCCTCGCGGACCGGCAAGATCGGCGACGGCAAGGTCTGGGTCACCTCGATCGACGAGGTGGTCCGGGTTCGTACCGGCGAGCGCGGCCTCGACGCCCTCTGA
- a CDS encoding ammonium transporter produces MEINTGNTAWLLLSSALVLLMTPGLALFYGGLNRSKGVLNMMMMSFSAIGLVSVLWVVYGFTLAFGVNESAGLQNIIGNFDYLGTDVAKISEEWLFFGANTGIPTYAFLVFQMMFAVITVALISGAVSDRMKFGGWVLFALGWFSLVYIPVAHMVWGGGFIGTTIRALDFAGGTAVHINAGAAALALVLVLGKRIGWPKENMRPHNVPFVALGAGLLWFGWFGFNAGSELTVDGTTVIAFINTQVATAAALLGWVAVEWIRDRKPTLVGASSGAVAGLVAITPACGFVAPLPAVLIGLVAGAVCALAVGLKYRFGYDDSLDVVGVHFVGGWIGSLAIGLFATDAVNSGITDEKILNASNGLFYGGGATQLLRQFEGSALVTVYSFGVALVLALVLKAVKLLRVSEESEVGGIDIAAHGETGYEFTPAAGSGNGGAFALAGIGQKETVDADGKASVSQKVSG; encoded by the coding sequence GTGGAGATCAACACCGGCAATACCGCCTGGTTGCTCCTGTCGTCTGCGCTCGTTTTGCTCATGACACCCGGTCTGGCGCTGTTCTACGGTGGCCTCAACCGGTCCAAGGGCGTCCTGAACATGATGATGATGAGCTTCTCCGCCATCGGGCTCGTCAGCGTTCTGTGGGTCGTCTACGGCTTCACCCTCGCCTTCGGCGTCAACGAGAGCGCGGGCCTTCAGAACATCATCGGCAACTTCGACTACCTCGGTACCGATGTTGCCAAGATCAGTGAGGAGTGGCTGTTCTTCGGGGCCAACACCGGCATCCCGACGTACGCCTTCCTGGTCTTCCAGATGATGTTCGCCGTCATCACCGTCGCGCTGATCAGCGGCGCGGTCTCGGACCGCATGAAGTTCGGCGGCTGGGTCCTCTTCGCGCTCGGCTGGTTCAGCCTGGTCTACATCCCGGTCGCCCACATGGTCTGGGGTGGCGGCTTCATCGGCACCACGATCCGCGCCCTCGACTTCGCCGGTGGTACCGCGGTGCACATCAACGCCGGTGCCGCGGCCCTGGCCCTGGTGCTGGTGCTCGGTAAGCGCATCGGGTGGCCGAAGGAGAACATGCGGCCGCACAACGTGCCGTTCGTGGCCCTCGGCGCCGGCCTGCTGTGGTTCGGCTGGTTCGGCTTCAACGCCGGCTCCGAGCTGACCGTCGACGGCACCACCGTCATCGCCTTCATCAACACCCAGGTCGCCACCGCGGCCGCGCTCCTCGGCTGGGTCGCCGTCGAGTGGATCCGGGACCGCAAGCCGACCCTGGTCGGCGCCTCCTCCGGCGCGGTCGCCGGTCTGGTCGCGATCACCCCCGCCTGTGGCTTCGTCGCCCCGCTGCCGGCCGTGCTCATCGGTCTGGTCGCCGGTGCGGTCTGCGCCCTCGCGGTCGGCCTCAAGTACCGGTTCGGCTACGACGACTCGCTCGACGTGGTCGGCGTCCACTTCGTCGGCGGCTGGATCGGCTCGCTGGCGATCGGCCTCTTCGCCACCGACGCCGTCAACTCCGGCATCACCGACGAGAAGATCCTCAACGCCAGCAACGGTCTCTTCTACGGCGGCGGCGCCACCCAGCTGCTCCGCCAGTTCGAGGGGAGTGCCCTGGTCACGGTCTACTCCTTCGGTGTCGCGCTGGTCCTCGCCCTCGTCCTCAAGGCCGTCAAGCTCCTGCGCGTCAGCGAGGAGTCCGAGGTCGGCGGCATCGACATCGCCGCACACGGCGAGACCGGCTACGAGTTCACCCCGGCCGCGGGCTCCGGCAACGGCGGCGCGTTCGCTCTCGCCGGTATCGGCCAGAAGGAGACCGTGGACGCTGACGGCAAGGCTTCCGTCAGCCAGAAGGTTTCCGGCTAA
- a CDS encoding aminoglycoside phosphotransferase family protein, translating into MTHEPVREIPLHGGNVSTVSRIGDTVRRNAGPWTPAVHALLHHLERVGFTGSPRALGMDEKGREVLSYLDGECGEYPLAPHWVTEEALVTVATMLRMFHDAQYGFVPPPGAVWRSFGPPPPDTEVICHHDAAPHNVVWRPDGTLALIDFDLSSPGSRLYDVAYAAWTWVPLFSDRDSYTLGWKRPNRPRRLRLFADAYGLIPRDRHRLVRTIRKRIVDHVEGIRRMAAAGDPAFVRIVHKGHLRRPMRDLRLLDYERHILEYALR; encoded by the coding sequence GTGACGCATGAGCCGGTGCGCGAGATACCGCTGCACGGTGGCAACGTCAGCACGGTCTCCCGGATCGGCGACACCGTCCGGCGCAACGCGGGGCCGTGGACGCCCGCCGTGCACGCCCTGCTGCATCACCTGGAGCGGGTCGGGTTCACCGGCTCGCCGCGGGCCCTCGGGATGGACGAGAAGGGCCGGGAGGTCCTCTCCTACCTGGACGGCGAGTGCGGGGAGTACCCTCTCGCGCCCCACTGGGTGACCGAGGAGGCGCTGGTCACCGTCGCCACCATGCTCCGGATGTTCCACGACGCGCAGTACGGTTTCGTCCCACCGCCCGGCGCGGTCTGGCGCTCGTTCGGGCCGCCCCCGCCGGACACCGAGGTGATCTGCCACCACGACGCCGCCCCGCACAACGTGGTGTGGCGGCCGGACGGGACACTCGCGCTGATCGACTTCGACCTGTCCTCGCCCGGGTCCCGGCTCTACGACGTGGCCTACGCGGCGTGGACCTGGGTGCCCCTGTTCAGCGACCGGGACTCGTACACGCTGGGGTGGAAACGGCCCAACCGGCCGCGGCGGCTGCGGTTGTTCGCGGACGCGTACGGGCTGATCCCGCGGGACCGGCACCGGCTGGTGCGGACCATCCGGAAGCGGATCGTCGACCACGTCGAGGGGATCCGGCGGATGGCCGCGGCCGGTGATCCGGCGTTCGTCCGGATCGTGCACAAGGGCCACCTGCGCCGCCCGATGCGCGATCTCCGCCTGCTCGATTACGAGCGCCACATTCTCGAGTACGCGCTGCGCTGA
- the ftsY gene encoding signal recognition particle-docking protein FtsY: MEYVVAAVILLVVLVVGAVGLVVPRMRRRELPPPPAPGSTTTLERPPAAPTVPPVEEEIPPLIEPSAPVVAEEPPAPVVLEEPVLEKPEPSVGRLVRLRARLARSQTVLGRGLLSVLSRDHLEDDDWDEIEESLITADVGVEATQVIVERLKERVRILGTRTVSEVRDQLTEELVAALEPDLDRSLRTAPHDGRPATVLVVGVNGAGKTTTCGKIGRVLIADGRTVLFGAADTFRAAAADQIQTWGERVGAETVRGPEGGDPASVAFDAVKRGIDTGVDTVLIDTAGRLQNKVGLMDELGKVKRVVEKHGPVDETLLVLDATTGQNGLEQARVFTEVVDVTGVVLTKLDGTAKGGIVIAVQRKLGIPVKLVGLGEGPDDLAPFEPAAFVEALLGGDA, translated from the coding sequence ATGGAATACGTGGTCGCCGCAGTGATCCTTCTCGTCGTCCTGGTCGTGGGCGCGGTCGGGCTGGTGGTGCCGAGGATGCGCCGCCGCGAGCTCCCGCCGCCGCCCGCGCCGGGCTCGACCACCACCCTGGAGCGCCCGCCCGCCGCGCCCACGGTGCCGCCGGTCGAGGAGGAGATCCCGCCGCTCATCGAGCCGTCCGCGCCGGTCGTCGCGGAGGAGCCGCCGGCGCCGGTGGTCCTCGAGGAACCGGTCCTCGAGAAGCCGGAGCCCTCGGTCGGCCGCCTGGTCCGGCTGCGCGCCCGGCTGGCCCGATCGCAGACGGTGCTCGGCCGGGGCCTGCTCAGCGTGCTCTCCCGGGACCATCTGGAGGACGACGACTGGGACGAGATCGAGGAGAGCCTGATCACCGCGGACGTGGGGGTCGAGGCCACCCAGGTGATCGTCGAGCGGCTCAAGGAGCGGGTCCGGATCCTCGGCACCCGGACCGTCTCCGAGGTGCGCGACCAGCTCACCGAGGAACTCGTCGCCGCCCTCGAACCGGACCTGGACCGCAGCCTGCGGACCGCCCCGCACGACGGCCGGCCCGCCACGGTCCTGGTCGTCGGCGTGAACGGGGCCGGCAAGACCACCACCTGCGGCAAGATCGGCCGGGTGCTGATCGCCGACGGCCGTACCGTGCTGTTCGGCGCGGCCGACACGTTCCGGGCGGCGGCCGCCGACCAGATCCAGACCTGGGGTGAGCGGGTCGGCGCCGAGACCGTCCGCGGCCCGGAGGGGGGAGACCCGGCCAGCGTGGCGTTCGACGCCGTGAAGCGGGGCATCGACACGGGCGTGGACACCGTGCTGATCGACACCGCGGGCCGCCTCCAGAACAAGGTCGGCCTGATGGACGAGCTGGGCAAGGTCAAGCGGGTGGTGGAGAAGCACGGCCCGGTCGACGAGACGCTGCTCGTGCTGGACGCCACCACCGGGCAGAACGGTCTCGAGCAGGCCCGGGTCTTCACCGAGGTGGTGGACGTCACGGGGGTGGTGCTCACGAAACTCGACGGCACCGCCAAGGGTGGCATCGTCATCGCCGTGCAGCGGAAACTCGGAATCCCGGTCAAGCTGGTGGGACTGGGCGAGGGTCCGGACGATCTGGCGCCGTTCGAGCCCGCCGCGTTCGTGGAGGCCCTCCTTGGTGGGGACGCGTAG
- a CDS encoding alkaline phosphatase D family protein: MTAQLLIGPVLRRVVDDRATLWLETSEPARVRVEVESSGAGSAQTFSAYGHHYALVVVDGLSPDSANPYRLFLDDRQVWPEDGAEQPPPVIRTRAADDRAQPVSLVFGSCREATPQASSRRLPPDALDAYARRLATDPTQRPDLLILLGDQVYADETSAKVRRFLRRRRRDGHAGPENQVVSFEEYTKLYLESWRDPEVRWLFSTVPSVMIFDDHELIDDWNTSASWRADMAREPWWRERISGGLASYWIYQHLGNLSPDELAADPLFQKVSAAGDATELLREFGHRVDEPESAENTDVPYQWSFALDLGRTRIVVLDNRCNRILTPGARAMLPPAEWDWFLDRAHGDYDHLVIGSSLPWLMPPAIHYLEAWNERLAESHRPRAAALGEKIRRAFDLEHWAAFGRSFAALGELFRRLGEGDPAAEGHRIGAGGVYAAPASISVLSGDVHHSYVARADFGHAMTTPVYQLTCSPIHNEVPLPMRPLMRIAWSRAVAQVARGLARTLSVHKPALRWKRLSGPYFGNAVGTLRLDGATATARIEGTAKDGGLVEVAAAAYHP; this comes from the coding sequence GTGACCGCTCAGCTTCTCATCGGCCCGGTGCTTCGCCGGGTCGTCGACGACCGCGCCACCCTGTGGCTGGAGACCAGCGAGCCCGCCCGGGTGCGGGTCGAGGTGGAGAGCTCGGGCGCCGGCTCGGCGCAGACCTTTTCGGCGTACGGGCATCATTACGCTCTCGTGGTGGTGGACGGCCTGTCCCCGGATTCCGCGAATCCGTACCGGTTGTTCCTCGACGACCGGCAGGTCTGGCCGGAGGACGGCGCGGAGCAGCCGCCGCCGGTGATCCGCACCCGGGCCGCCGACGACCGTGCGCAGCCGGTGAGCCTGGTCTTCGGCTCGTGCCGGGAGGCCACCCCGCAGGCGAGCAGCCGCCGGTTGCCCCCGGACGCGCTGGACGCCTACGCCCGCCGTCTGGCGACCGACCCCACCCAGCGCCCCGACCTGCTGATCCTGCTCGGCGACCAGGTGTACGCCGACGAGACCTCGGCCAAGGTGCGCCGCTTCCTGCGCCGCCGTCGCCGCGACGGTCACGCCGGCCCGGAGAACCAGGTGGTCTCCTTCGAGGAGTACACGAAGCTGTACCTGGAATCCTGGCGTGACCCGGAGGTGCGCTGGCTGTTCAGCACCGTGCCGAGCGTGATGATCTTCGACGACCACGAGCTGATCGACGACTGGAACACCTCGGCCTCCTGGCGCGCCGACATGGCCCGGGAGCCGTGGTGGCGGGAGCGGATCTCCGGTGGCCTCGCCTCGTACTGGATCTACCAGCACCTGGGCAACCTGAGCCCGGACGAGCTGGCCGCCGACCCGCTGTTCCAGAAGGTCTCCGCCGCCGGGGACGCCACCGAGTTGCTGCGCGAGTTCGGTCACCGGGTGGACGAGCCGGAGTCGGCGGAGAACACCGATGTGCCGTACCAGTGGAGTTTCGCCCTCGATCTGGGCCGGACCCGGATCGTGGTGCTGGACAACCGCTGCAACCGGATCCTCACCCCGGGCGCCCGGGCGATGCTGCCGCCCGCCGAGTGGGACTGGTTCCTGGACCGGGCCCACGGCGACTACGACCACCTGGTGATCGGCTCGTCGCTGCCGTGGCTCATGCCGCCGGCCATCCACTACCTGGAGGCGTGGAACGAACGGCTCGCCGAGTCGCACCGGCCCCGGGCCGCCGCGCTCGGCGAGAAGATCCGGCGGGCCTTCGACCTGGAGCACTGGGCCGCGTTCGGTAGGTCGTTCGCGGCGCTGGGCGAGCTGTTCCGGCGGCTCGGCGAGGGCGATCCGGCCGCCGAGGGGCACCGGATCGGCGCCGGCGGGGTGTACGCGGCGCCCGCCTCGATCAGCGTCCTCTCCGGTGACGTCCACCACTCCTACGTGGCCCGCGCCGACTTCGGTCATGCCATGACCACGCCGGTCTACCAGCTCACCTGCTCGCCGATCCACAACGAGGTGCCGCTGCCGATGCGCCCGCTGATGCGGATCGCCTGGTCCCGCGCGGTGGCGCAGGTGGCCCGCGGCCTGGCCCGCACCCTGTCGGTGCACAAGCCGGCACTGCGCTGGAAGCGGCTGTCCGGCCCGTACTTCGGCAATGCGGTCGGCACCCTCCGTCTGGACGGCGCGACCGCGACCGCCCGCATCGAGGGCACCGCGAAGGACGGTGGGCTGGTCGAGGTGGCGGCCGCCGCCTACCACCCCTGA